The window CTGCGCGTGGCCGGCTCACGTCGGGAACGGCTGAAGCAGTTCCCCTCCGCCCTGGTGATCCGCCGCTCCTGCGGCTGCCGCTGATCCCGCGCGGTCACGAGGGCGCGCGGTCACCGGCTCACGCGGTCACGCGGTCACGCGGTCACGCGTCGAGGGTGCACGGCATCAGCAGGGAGAAGGCGTCCTCGGTGCCCCGGCGCAGGAGCACCAGCGGGGCCTTGGGGCCGACGTACTCCAGCAGCATGTCCTCCCCGGCGGCGAGCGCGTCGAGGAGGAGGGCGGGGTTGACCCCCACCCGGTCGCCGTCGAGGTCCGCGTCGGCGGCGCAGGCGTCGTCGGCGACGGTCACCGTGTCCGTCAGGACCAGGGCGCACCTTTCGCCGCCCTGAGCGGCAAGGGCCCGTCGCAGGGCCGGTACGTCCAGGGCGATGCGGCGCCCCTCGGGCAGCTGCATCAGGCGGCGGTAGTCGGGGAACTCCTCGCCGAGGCCCCGCCCGGCCACCCGGCGGCCCTCGGTCTCCAGCTCGACCCCGTCCCCGTCCACGGTCAGGACGGCCGTGGAGCCGTCGCCCAGCAGGGCCCGCATCGCGTCCACGAGCGGGGCGGGCACGGTCAGCTGCACCCGCTCGCCGCCGTGGCCGGTGGTGGACGCGCGGGCCACGGCCATCCGGTAGCGGTCGGTGGCCACGAGGTGCAGGCCCGTCCCCTCCGCGTCGAAGAGGATCCCGCCGAGCACCGGCAGTTCGGGGTCGCCGCCGACGGCGAAGCGTACGGCGTCCAGTGCGGCCGCGAACTCCGCGGCGGGCAGGGTCAGCCGGGCGGTGCGGGTGGTGGTGGTCATGGTGTTCTCCTTGGGTCCCAGTAGCGCGCGTACCGTGGCGAGCGCTCCGCGCGCATCGGCGAGTTCGCGTTCGAGCCGCCGCAGGTGGGCGTCCAGCAGGCGGGGCACCAGGCCGGTGTCGCCGCCGGACCAGCCCGCCAGCACGAGCCGGATGTCCGCGAGCGGCATCCCCGCCTGCCGGAGCCGGGCCAGCAGCCGGGCCTCGTCGAGCTGCTCGGGCGCGTACCAGCGGTATCCCGTCGCCGGGTCCACCCGGGCGGGCACCAGGACGCCCGCGCGGTCGTAGAACCGCAGGGCGCTCACGCCCAATCCGCTGTCGCGGCCCGTCTCACCAATGCTGTGCATCTCGCTCTCCACACCCGTGACTCTGGGACCTCCACCAGGTCGAGGGTCAAGGCCGGTTCTCATATCGCGCATACGCGGTTCTGTCGGGCTTCTCAGGCCCGGCTCAGGAAGCTCTCATCATCGGCGGGAAGAGTCACTGTCATGACCGACAGCTTCCGCCGCGAAGGCGAGTACCCGCAGGAGAACAGCCCGGCCCAGCACGCGCCGTTCGGCGAGGACTGGCAGCGCGGGCGCGACCGTCTGGCGCACGAGACCGGGGTCGGCACCGGTACGGGAACCGGGGCCGGAACCGGTGCCGGGGCCGCGGCCTACCCGCCGCCGCCCTCCTACCCGCCCGCCGCCCCCGGCTGGCACGAGGCGCACCAGCCGCCGGTCATCCGCGGCGAGACGGTTCCGGCGGCAGCGGGCGGAGCCGGCGTGGGCGGCCGGGGCGAGGACGGCGGCCCGCGCCAGCCCGCCCACGCCGCGCCCCCCGCACCGCGCGCCAAGCGGCCCGTCGCCCTGCTGGCCGCGGTCGCACTCGCCGCAGCCCTGGTCGGCGGCGGCACCGCGGCCGCCGTCCAGCAGCTGATGGACCGGCAGGCCACCGCCGCGGTCGGCGGCGTCAACGGCACCAACGTCGCGCAGTCCGGCAATGGCACCGTCTCCGGAGTCGCCGAGCAGGTCAGCCCCTCGGTCGTCCGTATCGACGTCCGCACCGGCTCCGGCCAGGGCACCGGCTCCGGCGTCGTGATCACCGCCGACGGCGAGATCGTCACCAACAACCACGTGGTGAGCGGCGCCGCCGAAATCCAGGTGACCATGAGCAACGGCAAGAAGTACTCCGCCAAGATCGTCGGCACGGACCCCGACAAGGACCTGGCCCTGATCAAGCTCCAGGGCGCGTCCGGGCTGAAGCCCGCCAGGCTCGGCGACTCCGGCGGCGTCAAGGTCGGCGACCAGGTCGTCGCCATCGGCTCCCCCGACGGCCTCACCGGCACCGTCACCAGCGGCATCGTCTCCGCCCTGAACCGCGAGGTGAAGGTGCCGAAGTCCGAGCAGCAGTCACCCCAGGGCCGGCAGCAGGACGGGGACAGCTGGCCGTTCTCCTTCGGCGGCCGCCAGTTCAACGGGGACACCGGGTCCGACACCACCTCGTACAAGGCCCTCCAGACGGACGCCTCCCTCAACCCCGGCAACTCCGGCGGCGCCCTGGTCAACATGAACGGCGAGATCGTGGGCATGCCCTCCGCGATCTACTCTCCCGCCTCCGGCAATTCCGCCGCCGGCAGCGTCGGCCTCGGCTTCGCCATCCCGGTGAACACGATCAAGGCCGACCTGGACTCCCTCCGCAAGGGCGGCCCCGGCGGGGCCGGCTCCCCGGACACCGGCACCGGCGGCGGATCCGCCGCCGACGGCTTCGGCACCGTCTTCTAGTGCTGTGACCGGAAAGGTCCACCGGGTCGCGGCGCCCGGCACGGCACCTCGCCGCGTTGTCGGACCACGCAAGTACGTCCAGTACGAGCCGCGGCCCTCCGCCTTGCGATGCACCGCACCGGACACCGCGACCCGGCACACCTTTCCGGCCACAGCACTAGGCGGACGGGACCCGGCCCGCCCGTGCGAGGCTGGAAGCGCCGTCACCCGCCGCACACCGCGGCCGGCCAACACACCCGGGAGACCCATCCATGAACCCCGCCGAAGGCGAAGCGCGGATCCTCGTCGTCGACGACGAACCGGCCGTACGCGAGGCCCTGCGCCGCAGTCTCGCCTTCGAGGGGTACGCCGTGCAGACCGCCGTCGACGGGCTCGACGCCCTCGACCGGGCGGCCTCGTACGCCCCCGACCTGATCGTCCTGGACATCCAGATGCCCCGGATGGACGGGCTGACGGCGGCCCGCCGGCTGCGGGCCTCCGGCAGCGTCACACCGATCCTGATGCTCACCGCGCGCGACACCGTCGGCGACCGCGTCACCGGCCTCGACGCGGGCGCCGACGACTACCTCGTCAAGCCGTTCGAGCTCGACGAGCTCTTCGCCCGCGTCCGCGCCCTGCTGCGGCGCAGCTCCTACGCGACCTTGCAGGCGGGCACCGAGACCCGGGAGGACGCGCTCACCTTCGGCGACCTGCGCATGGACCTCGCGACCCGCGAGGTCACCCGGGCCGGACGGCCGGTGGAACTGACCCGGACCGAGTTCACGCTGCTGGAGATGTTCCTGGCGCACCCGCGCCAGGTCCTGACCCGCGAGCAGATCCTCAAGACCGTCTGGGGCTTCGACTTCGAACCCAGCTCCAACTCCCTGGACGTGTACGTGATGTACCTGCGCCGCAAGACCGAGGCGGGCGGCGAGCCCCGTCTCGTCCACACCGTGCGCGGGGTCGGCTACGCCCTGCGGGCCGGCGAGAGCGGGCCCGAGTGAGCCCGGCCGCCAGATTCCGCGCGCTGCCGCTGCGCTCGCGGCTCGCGCTGCTGGTCACGGTGGCCGTGGCACTCGCCGTCGCGGGCGTGGCGGCGGTGTCGTGGGTGATGGTCCGCACCCAGCTGAGCGAACAGCTGGACAGCTCGCTGCGCGCCACCGACGCCGCGGCCCAGGCCAACCAGGTCTACGCCAAGCTGCGCTGCGTCCCCGGCCCGCCCCTGCCGGACCAGGCGGCCAACAACCTCAGCGCGCAGGTGCAGATCGTGCTGCCGGACGGCGGCCACTGCTGGGTCGACGGCAACAACACCCTGAAGGTCACCGCGATCGACCTGGAGGTCGCCCAGCGACGCCGGGGCCCCGTTCTCTACGACGCGACCACCTCCAACGGCATCCCCGTCCGCGTCTACACGCAGCCCGCCCTCGTGGGCAGCCAGCCCGCCGCACTGTCCGTGGCCAAGCCGCTCGCCGACATCGACAATCCCCTGTCCACCCTGGCCTGGGTGCTGCTCCTGGTCTGCGGCATCGGGGTCGTCGGCGCGGGCGCCGCCGGCCTGTGGGTGGCCCGGACCGGGCTCCAGCCGGTCGACGAACTGACCGACGCCGTCGAGCACATCGCCCGTACCGAGGACCTCACCGTCCGGATCCCCGACGAGGGCGACGACGAGATCGCCCGCCTGTCCCGGTCCTTCAACTCGATGACGGCGGCCCTCGCCTCCTCCCAGGACCGGCAGGCCCAGCTGATCGCGGACGCCGGGCACGAGCTGCGCACCCCGCTGACCTCCCTGCGCACCAACATCGAGCTCCTCGCGCGCAGCGAGGAGACCGGCCGGGCCATCCCGCCCGACGACCGGCGCGAGCTGCTCGCCTCGGTCAAGGCGCAGATGACGGAACTGGCCTCGCTCATCGGCGACCTGCAGGAGCTGTCCCGGCCGGACGCGGCCTCCCCCGGCCCGCTCGGCGTGGTCGCCCTGCACGAGATCACCGGCGCCGCACTGTCCCGGGCCCGGCTGCGCGGTCCTGAGCTCCGCTTCGACTCGGACCTGCGGCCCTGGTACGTCCGGGGCGAGGCGGCGGCGCTGGAGCGGGCGGTGGTCAACGTCCTGGACAACGCGGTGAAGTTCAGCCCGCCCGGCGGCACCGTCGAGGTGACCCTGCGGGCGGGCCGGCTGACCGTACGGGACCACGGTCCGGGCATCCCGGCCGAGGACCTGCCGCACGTCTTCGAACGGTTCTGGCGGTCCCCGTCGGCCCGCGCCCTGCCCGGCAGCGGGCTGGGACTGTCGATCGTGGCCCGTACGGTCGCGCGCGCGGGCGGCAGCGCCGAACTGCGGGCGGCGGCCGACGGCGGCCCGGGCACGGAGGCGGTGCTCCGGATCCCGGGGGCGCCGGCGCCGCCGCCCTCCGATCCGTCAGTTGTGCCGGATCAGTGAGGTGACGAGGCCGGAGCGGGTGTTCGGGAAGTCCATCGGGACAATGCCGAGCCCGGTCCGGCCCGACATCTCCGCGCCGTCGACGAAGCCGTGCACCTGCGGGTTGAGGCGGTCGGAGTTCCAGCGCGGCGGCATGTACGCCGAGGTGCTGACGTAGTTGACGAAGAGCTTGCCGGGCTGCTGGACGGCCCTGCGGAAGTGATTCTCGATCTTGCCGCGCTTGGCGAAGGGCTCGGCGTTCCAGTCGTCCTGAATGTCGAAGACATTGCCGTCTCCGTAGCGCAGCCCCGGCAGGCCGCCGTTGTCGGCGAGCAGGACCACCTTCCCGCGGGCCTGTCCCAGAGAGGGCAGGGAGTCCGCGATCCGGAACAGCGGCCGCCAGCCGCGGTTGTTCAGGTAGTCGTCGAAAACGGCGCGGAAGGTGGCGTCGCTCTCCCCGGAGTACTCCTGCTTGACGCGCATCAGGACGGTCTCGGAGGGGTGCGCGGCGAGAAAGTTCCAGCAGGCGACGAGGACGTCCCCGAACATCAGGTTCTGGTAGAAGGACCCGTGGTGGATCGCGAAGGATCCGCCGGTGACGCGGCAGCGGACGTCCAGGAAGCGGATCCCGGCGTCGAGCTGCTCGGTGATCGAGGTGTTCTGGCAGGCGACGTAGAGCCCGCCGTGGCGGGCGCCGGAGTCGTGGGTGCCGGGGATGGTCATCCGCTGCAGGGCGGTGGAGTCGCCGAGGCCGGCCATCCAGTCCTGGGTGCCGAGGGCCGCCGCGGCGGCCGGTGCGGATGCGACCCCCAGTCCGGCGGCCGCTCCCGCGGCCAGTGCTCCGGCCAGGAAAGCCCGCCGGCCCATGCCCGTGCCGGTACGCGGGCCCGTGACCGGGCCCGGGCCCGTGCCTGTTCTCGTGCTCGTGCCCGTGCCCGTGCCCGTGACCGTGCCTGTGCTCGTGCCCGTGACCATGCCCGCCCCTTCGCCGACCCGGTGATGGCCGGATTATGGCGTGCACACGTCACAGTTACTACCCGTCGGTAGCAGTCAGTCTTCGAGCAACCCGACCATCTCGCGCAGCCCCCGGAGCAGCTCCCGGCCGTCCGGAGCCTGCTCCGGATCGGTTAGGGTCTGCACCATCACCCCGCTCAACAGTGCGATGTGCATCGAGCCGAGTGCGCGTACGTCCTCCTGCGACACCTCCGACTCCGGCACCCCGCGCAGCGCGGCGGCCACCATCCGGCGGTTGCGGCGCTGGCCCTCGGCCAGGATCGCGAGCAGCTCGGGCGAGGACTGCGCGTGCACGAAGGCCTCGACGGAGGCCAGCCACAGCCAGCGCATCTCGCCGAAGTCCCGGATCTTGCGGTCCCAGGTGTCGGCGTAGCGCTCCCCCGCGCTCTCCCCCTCCCCTGCGAGCCGGCCGGAGCCCGCGGCCCACTCCTCCATCGCGGCGAACAGCGCCTGGTTGAGCAGCGCCTCGCGCGACCCGAAGTGGTAGCCGATCGCGGCCATGCTCACCTCCGCGGCCGTGGCGATGTCGCGCACGGTCGTGCGCAGGTAGCCCTTCTCCTCCAGGCAGCGCCGGGCTCCGGCCAGCAGGTCCTCGCGATTTCCCATGCCGGGATCGTATCCACCGCCCACTTGGGCAAGCGCGCAAGACAAGCGTATTGCGCGCTTGCCCAAATCCTGACAGGGTGGAGCCGTCGGAAAGACCCCACGGCCAACGGGAGGCAGGAACACATGCGCCACGAGCTGAAGACCGAGAACCGGACCCTCTCCTACCTGGACTTCGGCGGCACCGGCCGACCGCTCCTCGCCCTGCACGGCGGCATGTCCGAAGCCCTCGCCTTCACCGGCCTCGCCGCCGCCCTCGGCGAGGACTGGCGGGTCATCGCCCCCGACCAGCGCGGCCACGGGGACTCCGACCGCGCGCCCGACTACCGCCGCGAGGGCTACGTACGCGACGCCGTCGCCCTGCTCGACCACCTGGGCCTGGACGCCCCCGTCGCCGTGCTCGGCCACTCCCTCGGCGGACTCAACGCCTACCACCTGGCCGCCGCTCACCCCCACCGGGTCTCGGCCCTCGTCAATGTCGACACCTCCGTGGAGGTGCACCCCGCCGAGTCCGACTGGTTCGGCTTCCTGCGCGGCCTCCCGTACACCGCGCCCACCCGCGAGGAGCTCATCGCCGCCGCCGGAGCGGCCGAGGAACTCGTCGCCCCGGGACTGCGCCCACTGCCCGGCGGCGCGGGCTGGCGCATGGCGTTCCACCCGCAGGACATGCTCGACTCCATCGAGGAGTGCCGCGGCGACCACTGGGACACCTGGCTCGCGAGCGACTGCCCGGCCCTGCTGATCCACGGCACCCACAGCCATGCCCTCCCGCGGGCGACCGCCGAGGCGATGGCGGCCCGGCGGCCGAAGACCTCGTACACGCCCCTCGACGGCGACCACTTCGTGCCGTTCACGGACCCGGCGGGATTCCACGCGGCCGTCGGAGCGTTCCTCGCCACCCTCTGATCCACGCGCCACGGGGCCCGGGGAAAGGCCGAAGGGGCGGCGGGCCATGGCCCGCCGCCCCTTCAGGGGTACCGCACGAAGTGCTACTTGACGACGGTGATCCGGTTCGCCGCCGGCGGGGCGATCGGGGACTGCGCCGAGGAGTTCTTCGTCAGGTAGGCGTTGAAGCAGTCCAGGTCGGACGCGCCCACCAGCTTGTTCTTGTGCTCCTTCAGGACGGTGAAGCCGTCACCGCCGCCCGCGAGGAACTCGTTCATCGCGACCCGGTAGGTCTTGGCCGGGTCGATCGGAGCACCGTTGAGCCGCACCGAGTCGACGACGATGCGGTCCGCGCCCGCCTTCGTCATGTCCAGGGTGTAGGTGAAGCCCTTCGACACCTGCAGGATCTTCGGGCTCACCCCGTTGACCGGTCCGCTGACCTGCTGCTGGAGCGCGGTGACCAGCTGCGCGCCGGTCAGGTCCACGATGTTCATCATGTTGGTGAACGGCTGGACCGTGAAGGACTCGCCGTAGGTCACGACGCCGTCGCCCTCGCCACCCGAGGCCTTGTAGGCGAGGTCCGAACGGATGCCGCCCGGGTTCATGATGGCCAGCTGCGCGCCGCCCTTGTCCGCCGGGGCGAGCGCCTCGAGCTGCGCGTCGGCGATCAGGTCGCCGAGCGGCTTCTCGGGCTCCGCCGAGCCGCGGCCCGGGATGTCCGCCGAGATGAAGCCCTGCGGGCGGTTGGCGATCGGGGCCGCGAGGGTGTTCCAGCGCTGGAGCAGCTCGGTCATGTCCGGGGCCTTGGGCTGGTCCCGGGTGACGACCTTGTTGACCGGCTTGGGCGAGCTGACCGGCGTACGGACGATGTCCTTGGTCTGCCGGTCGTAGGTGAGCGTGGTGTCCGTGAACAGACGGCCGATGGAGGCCGCCGAGGTCACCGCGCGCGGGTTGCCCGCCGGGTCGGGGATGTTGCAGGCGTACGCCTGGTGCGTGTGGCCCGTGACCAGCGCGTCGACCTTGGAGTCGACGTTCTTGGCGATGTCCACGATCGCGCCCGAGATGCCGGCGCCGGCGCCCGGGACGTCACAGTCGTAGTTGTACGCGCCGTTGGCGGGCAGACCGCCCTCGTGGATCAGCGCGACGATCGACTTCACGCCCTGCTTGTTCAGCTCGGCGGCGTACTTGTTGATCGTCTCGATCTCGTCGCCGAACTTGAGGCCCTTGACGCCCTCGGCGGTCACGACGTCCGGAGTGCCCTCCAGGGTGACGCCGATGAAGCCGATCTTCACGTCCCCCTTCTTCCAGACGTAGGTGGGCGACATCAGCGGACGCTTGGTCTTCTCGTCCGTGACGTTGGCGGCGAGGTACTGGAACTCGGCGCCCGTGAAGTCCTTGCCGTACTCGAAGCAGCCCTCGACCGGGTGGCAGCCGCCGTACGCCATGCGGCGCAGCTCGGTCTTGCCCTCGTCGAACTCGTGGTTGCCGACGCTGGAGACGTTCAGGCCCAGCTTGTTCAGCGCCTCGATGCTCGGCTCGTCGTGGAAGAGCCCGGACAGCATCGGGCTGCCGCCGATCATGTCACCGGCCGCGGCCGTGACGGAGTACTCGTGGCCCTTGCGGGCCTCGCGCAGGCTGGTCGCGAGGTACTCGACCCCGCCCGCGGGTATGGCCTTGGTGGTGCCGTCGGCCTGACGCTCGGTCACGGTGCCGGAGGAGCCCTGCGGGGGCTCCAGCGTGCCGTGGAAGTCGTTGAACGACAGCATCTGCACATCGACGGTCCGGCTCTTGGCCGCACCGCCACCACTCGCGGCACCGGCCGGAAGTGCGGCCGCGATCATCGCCCCGGCCCCGGCCGTGACGGCGAGGGCGGTGAGGGTCAACCGGCGGGTTCGGCGGTGCCGTTGTGGCGTCGCTGACATTTAGTCCCCTTATGTGACAGCTGTAATGCTCGGGAGGTCCGGCGAAGCCTAAGGTCAACGCGCGTAGCTCTACCAGGGGGTAGCGGTATCGCGTTGGTTACGCGCAGAAGAAGCACCGACCACGCGCCCGCACTCCGCCCCTCCCCACCGCGGTCGTAGGCTCGTGTCATGACTGACGCAGCAGCGGCCCTGGAGCCGGGACGGCAGATTCAGACTCTCGACGAGCTGACGGAGGAACAGGCGAGCGCCGTACTCGACCTCATCGAGGACGCCGCACGTACGGACGGCACCACCGCAGTGTCCGAACAGGGACGGCTCCAGCTGCGCGGCGGGCCGCGCGAGGGGATCCGGCACTTCCTGCTCACCGAGGGCGGCCGGCTCTCCGCCTACGGCCAGCTGGAGGACACCGACCCGGTCGAGGCGCCGGCCGCCGAGCTCGTCGTCCACCCGGCCCTGCGGGGGCGCGGGCACGGGCGGGCCATGGGCACCGCCCTGCTCGCCGCCTCCGGCAAACGGCTGCGGGTATGGGCCCACGGCGGCAAGTCGGCCGCCCGCCACCTCGCGCAGGTGCTCGGCCTCACCCTCTTCCGCGAGCTGCGCCAGCTGCGCCGGCCGCTGGCCGAGGGCAAGCCGCTGCCCGAGCCGGTGCTCCCGTCCGGGGTGACCGTACGGACCTTCGTGCCCGGCACCGACGACACGGCCTGGCTCGCGGCGAACGCGGCCGCCTTCGCCCACCACCCGGAGCAGGGCTCGCTGACCCAGCGCGACCTCGACGACCGGATGGCGCAGCCGTGGTTCGACCCCGAGGGCTTCTTCCTCGCGGAGCGCGACGGGGAGCTCGTCGGCTTCCACTGGACGAAGGTCCACGCGGCGGAGGGCCTCGGCGAGGTCTACGTGGTCGGCGTCCGCCCGGGCGCCCAGGGCGGCGGCCTCGGCAAGGCCCTCACCGCGATCGGCCTGCGCCACCTGGCGGCCCAGGGCCTCCCGACGGCCATGCTCTACGTGGACGCCGACAACCCGGCGGCCCTCGCGGTCTACGAGGGCCTCGGCTTCGCCACCCACGAGGTGGACCTGATGTACCGCACAGAAAGCTGACCCACCCCCGCCGGCCGATCCCAGCCCCGCCGGCGTGTGAGGCGCGGGTCCGGGCGGCGCCCGGCGGGGGCCCGGGGGGCGGAGCCCCGCAGCGGCGCCGCGCCCGGCCCGCAACGGCTCCGCCCCCACCCCCGCCACCCCGCCGGGAGGCAACTCGGCACCGCGCCGGACCCCGGAAGCCACGCGCCATTCACCAAGCATTCAGACGCGCTTGCGACCCTCCCCCAATGCAGCCCCGCCTCCGACTGACGGCCGACTCCTCCGACGTGCCAGTCCTCCCGCGTGCGCGGAAGAATGGAGTCATGAGCCACCAGCCCAGCGCCGGCCCCACCGAGGTCCCCGCCCAGCACCCGTCTCACACCCCCGGCAGCGCCCCCGGCACCACCCCCGGCAGTGCTTCCGGCCGGGCCGTCACCGGAGCCCACGCCCGCATAGGCTCCATCTCCGCGCACCGCCCGCACGTCGATCTCGAACCGGACCTCGACGCCGATCTGGACGCCTACGACGACAAGGACGGCGACGAGCTCCCCCCGGGGCGCTTCCTCGACCGGGAGCGCAGCTGGCTGGCCTTCAACGAGCGGGTGCTGGAGCTCGCCGAGGACCCGACGACCCCGCTGCTGGAGCGCGCCAACTTCCTGGCGATCTTCGCGAGCAACCTCGACGAGTTCTTCATGGTCCGCGTGGCCGGCCTCAAGCGGCGCATCGCGACCGGTGTCGCCACCCGTTCGGCCTCGGGCCTGCAGCCCCGCGAGGTGCTGGACCTCATCTGGACCCGCTCGCGCGAGCTCATGGCCCGGCACGCCGCCTGCTTCCAGCAGGACATCTCCCCGGCACTCGCCGAGGAGGGCGTCCACCTGATCCGCTGGCCCGATCTCACCGAGAAGGAGCAGGCGCGCCTCTTCACCCTGTTCCGCAACCAGATCTTCCCGGTGCTGACGCCGCTGGCCGTGGACCCCGCGCACCCGTTCCCGTACATCTCCGGCCTCTCCCTGAACCTGGCCGTGGTCGTGCGCAATCCCGTCAGCGGCCACCGCCACTTCGCCCGGGTCAAGGTCCCGCCGCTCCTCTCCCGTTTCCTGGAGGCCTCCCCGCAGCGCTACGTCCCGCTGGAGGACGTCATCGCCGCGCACCTGGAGGAGCTGTTCCCCGGCATGGAGGTGCTCGCGCACCACATGTTCCGGGTGACCCGCAACGAGGACCTCGAGGTGGAGGAGGACGACGCCGAGAACCTGCTCCAGGCCCTGGAGAAGGAGCTCATGCGGCGCCGCTTCGGCCCGCCCGTGCGCCTGGAGGTCGAGGAGTCCATCGACCCCGGCGTACTGGACCTGCTGGTGCAGGAGCTGAAGGTCAACGCCTCCGAGGTCTACCCGCTGCCCGGCCCGCTGGACCTGACCGCCCTCTTCGGGATCGCCTCGCTGGACATCCCGGAGCTGAAGTACCCCAAGTTCATCGCCGGCACCCACCGGGACCTCGCCGAGGTCGAGTCCGCGTCCGCGCCCGACATCTTCGCCGCCCTGCGCGAGCGGGACGTCCTGCTGCACCACCCGTACGACTCCTTCTCCACCTCGGTGCAGGCCTTCCTGGAGCAGGCCGCCGCCGACCCGGACGTCCTCGCCATCAAGCAGACGCTCTACCGCACCTCCGGCGACTCCCCGATCGTGGACGCCCTGATCGACGCCGCCGACTCCGGCAAGCAGGTCCTCGTACTCGTCGAGATCAAGGCCCGCTTCGACGAGCAGGCCAACATCAAGTGGGCGCGCAAGCTGGAGGAGTCCGGCTGCCACGTCGTCTACGGGCTCGTCGGCCTCAAGACCCACTGCAAGCTGTCGCTCGTCGTCCGCCAGGAGGGCGACCAGCTGCGCCGCTACTCGCACGTGGGCACCGGCAACTACCACCCCAAGACCGCCAGGCTCTACGAGGACCTCGGCCTGCTCACCGCCGACCCGCAGGTCGGCGCGGACCTCTCCGACCTCTTCAACCGGCTGTCCGGCTACTCGCGCCGCGAGACCTACCGCCGGCTGATGGTGGCGCCCCGCTCGCTGCGGGACGGGCTGATCGCGCGGATCGACAAGGAGGCCGCCCACCACCGGGCCGGCCGCCCCGCGTACGTCCGGCTCAAGATGAACTCGATCGTCGACGAGGCCCTCATCGACTCGCTCTACCGGGCCGCCCAGGCGGGCGTGCCCGTCGACATCTGGGTGCGCGGCATCTGCGCGGTGCGCCCCGGAGTCCCCGGGCTCTCGGAGAACATCCGGGTCCGCTCGGTCCTCGGCCGCTTCCTGGAACACTCCCGGGTCTTCGCCTTCGGCAACGGCGGCGAGCCCGAGGTGTGGATCG is drawn from Streptomyces sp. NBC_01232 and contains these coding sequences:
- a CDS encoding bifunctional metallophosphatase/5'-nucleotidase, yielding MSATPQRHRRTRRLTLTALAVTAGAGAMIAAALPAGAASGGGAAKSRTVDVQMLSFNDFHGTLEPPQGSSGTVTERQADGTTKAIPAGGVEYLATSLREARKGHEYSVTAAAGDMIGGSPMLSGLFHDEPSIEALNKLGLNVSSVGNHEFDEGKTELRRMAYGGCHPVEGCFEYGKDFTGAEFQYLAANVTDEKTKRPLMSPTYVWKKGDVKIGFIGVTLEGTPDVVTAEGVKGLKFGDEIETINKYAAELNKQGVKSIVALIHEGGLPANGAYNYDCDVPGAGAGISGAIVDIAKNVDSKVDALVTGHTHQAYACNIPDPAGNPRAVTSAASIGRLFTDTTLTYDRQTKDIVRTPVSSPKPVNKVVTRDQPKAPDMTELLQRWNTLAAPIANRPQGFISADIPGRGSAEPEKPLGDLIADAQLEALAPADKGGAQLAIMNPGGIRSDLAYKASGGEGDGVVTYGESFTVQPFTNMMNIVDLTGAQLVTALQQQVSGPVNGVSPKILQVSKGFTYTLDMTKAGADRIVVDSVRLNGAPIDPAKTYRVAMNEFLAGGGDGFTVLKEHKNKLVGASDLDCFNAYLTKNSSAQSPIAPPAANRITVVK
- a CDS encoding RNA degradosome polyphosphate kinase, with product MSHQPSAGPTEVPAQHPSHTPGSAPGTTPGSASGRAVTGAHARIGSISAHRPHVDLEPDLDADLDAYDDKDGDELPPGRFLDRERSWLAFNERVLELAEDPTTPLLERANFLAIFASNLDEFFMVRVAGLKRRIATGVATRSASGLQPREVLDLIWTRSRELMARHAACFQQDISPALAEEGVHLIRWPDLTEKEQARLFTLFRNQIFPVLTPLAVDPAHPFPYISGLSLNLAVVVRNPVSGHRHFARVKVPPLLSRFLEASPQRYVPLEDVIAAHLEELFPGMEVLAHHMFRVTRNEDLEVEEDDAENLLQALEKELMRRRFGPPVRLEVEESIDPGVLDLLVQELKVNASEVYPLPGPLDLTALFGIASLDIPELKYPKFIAGTHRDLAEVESASAPDIFAALRERDVLLHHPYDSFSTSVQAFLEQAAADPDVLAIKQTLYRTSGDSPIVDALIDAADSGKQVLVLVEIKARFDEQANIKWARKLEESGCHVVYGLVGLKTHCKLSLVVRQEGDQLRRYSHVGTGNYHPKTARLYEDLGLLTADPQVGADLSDLFNRLSGYSRRETYRRLMVAPRSLRDGLIARIDKEAAHHRAGRPAYVRLKMNSIVDEALIDSLYRAAQAGVPVDIWVRGICAVRPGVPGLSENIRVRSVLGRFLEHSRVFAFGNGGEPEVWIGSADMMHRNLDRRIEALVRVADPAHRAALDRMLETGMSDATSSWHLGPDGEWTRHSTDADGQPLRHVQETLIDARRRRRGSSKP
- the mshD gene encoding mycothiol synthase — its product is MTDAAAALEPGRQIQTLDELTEEQASAVLDLIEDAARTDGTTAVSEQGRLQLRGGPREGIRHFLLTEGGRLSAYGQLEDTDPVEAPAAELVVHPALRGRGHGRAMGTALLAASGKRLRVWAHGGKSAARHLAQVLGLTLFRELRQLRRPLAEGKPLPEPVLPSGVTVRTFVPGTDDTAWLAANAAAFAHHPEQGSLTQRDLDDRMAQPWFDPEGFFLAERDGELVGFHWTKVHAAEGLGEVYVVGVRPGAQGGGLGKALTAIGLRHLAAQGLPTAMLYVDADNPAALAVYEGLGFATHEVDLMYRTES